The Polluticoccus soli sequence GGGTTAAATCCCGTGATCATCGGGTCGAACCGTGCCTGCTGCTCCCTGGAAAGGCTCCTATACTGCATCGCAATGTATGCATCAGTGAAGGAGTAATAGTACAATGGCGCATCTGATTCCAGGTAGTAAGATGGGCTAAACATACCTGAATTCTGATACGACCATTGTTGTTGCAAGGGAATACCGAAGAGGGTCGAACGTTCTACCTTTGAGCCCATTAGTTCGAGGAGCCTTTCTGCGGTAATCCCTTCCTGGATATAGTTGGTAAGATGAAAATGGCTATCGTTAAACAGAACGCCATCATCTGAGGTTTTGTTTTGCGCAGGCGCGTAACTGGGACCGATGATCACGAGAGTAACTATCGTACAACATATGTATTTGGCAAGCACATTCATAGTGCGTGTTTTTAAGTCTTAAGTTTGACAGGGGGACACCGGTTGTTATTTCGGCATCACCAGGTTAGGGTTAGCTTTCAGCTCAGCAATTATCGCTTCGATGGTACGCTGTGCTTTTACACTATTACCAGCTGCATCGAGGGGTGGAGAAATCACAGCTATACCAAATTTCCCCGGCACAGCAGCAATGATACCGCCGCCTACACCACTCTTGGCAGGCACGCCTGTTTTAAATAACCACTGGCCTGCATTGTCATACAGACCTGCAGTTTCCATAACCGACATTGTATACGCTGCAGTTTCAGGACTAACTACTTTCTTTTTGGTAACAGGGTTGGTGCCACCATTAGCTAGTGTCGCGGCCATTACTGCCAGGTCTTTCGCGTTTACATTAAGTGCGCATTGCTTAGTGTACACGTCTGTAGCTTGTACAGGATCAAAATACATACGACCGTAGGCCAGCAATAGGTGAGCGATCGCCTGGTTACGCAGGTTATCACCAGCTTCGCTTACATACACGGGACCATTCACTAACAAAGTACTGCCTGCAAATTCATTATGCACCTGTTGTATGTTTCTCCATTTGGCGGCTGAGTCTGCACCATTTATCAAGCTAACGGCAGCAATAGCACCCGGGTTTA is a genomic window containing:
- the glsA gene encoding glutaminase A — encoded protein: MKTLRLIPAIALAGLLFSYTAIAQNYQAAIDNAYSKYKDLKEGANADYIKELANVDPDIYGIAIVTTDGKVYSKGDLSSRVSIQSISKVFTLAKILEEQGPQAIMDKIGVDATGLRFNSIVAIELQKGKEINPLVNPGAIAAVSLINGADSAAKWRNIQQVHNEFAGSTLLVNGPVYVSEAGDNLRNQAIAHLLLAYGRMYFDPVQATDVYTKQCALNVNAKDLAVMAATLANGGTNPVTKKKVVSPETAAYTMSVMETAGLYDNAGQWLFKTGVPAKSGVGGGIIAAVPGKFGIAVISPPLDAAGNSVKAQRTIEAIIAELKANPNLVMPK